From the genome of Rhododendron vialii isolate Sample 1 chromosome 10a, ASM3025357v1:
AGTACAAAAGGCTCACCTCAAAAGgcaaaaattctttttgattttgtttctacGGAGTATTTTTCCTTGGATGTGATTTCAGGATTCGACGAACCATTCAAGTACTGCTGTGGAGCTCCGGGGATTAATTGTGGCGCGAGAGACCTAGAAATTGCCGGAAACTACTCGCAAAACTACGAACTTGCGAAGCTCACCGGACCCGTATGCAAAGATCCGTCGAAGTACATTATCTGGGATGGGATTCACTACACAGAGGCTGCCAATAGAATCGTAGCAAAGCTCATTGCCGATGGTTCCCATTCTGACCCTCCGGTACCCATCACTCAGGCTTGTCATAAGCGCTAACGGCCTGTTTGTCGATGGAATACAGAGGGCGGATATACTATCGACCTGGATAGTATATTCGAACTAATTATATAATTGCCTGAGTTAAACTGTATAATTTGCCATATTTGCAAACCCAATTCTGTCAATTTACCACCATTCAACAATATGATATATAGTGGAATCTATACATACTTTTTCCTGTGATGTCTCCATACTATTTCATCAATTTCTTTGTGATTCCTCTTTAATCTTTTTATGTTCAAGTATGATGTACAACACAAACAGAAACTAcacaagctttttttttttttttactggacATGGCTTGCCGTAGGGACTGCACCGTGGCCGGTTTTTGGTACATGCCGGGTTCATTTTCATGATCGGAGTTGTTCATGTCGTAGAACTCATCAAGACTTAAGCtatgtcaaaaatcatgttaatcgaATAGCACTAATTAATATCTAATcgaagtgatttattttttattaagtGTGTTTGATTCGGTGTGGCCAAATCCAATTTCGGAAACATAAATGCACTCTTGATCAGGTATTATATATTCATATCCGATAAACATAATATTTGGCATGGCTCAAGTTCTCGAGGAGTTCTACGACTTGAACGAACTTGGGGGCCTGTTGTGCACCTATTGTGCATCATCTCAGTTGTTCGTTTGTGTTTTAGGCGGTCCAAATTTTAAGAAAACATTTTCAGACCAGGGAAGAGCTGGAAGTTAAATTCTTTCctaaaaaagttctttttttatttaaattcggACCGTCAAAAAACACAGACGGACAGCTAAGCAGGGCCCCCGCTTTGGACTTGAATGGTTCCGATCATAAAAGTAAACCCAACATGGGCCGAAAACTGGCCAACTACCAATTCCCTTTCTTTGTCTATGCTAGTTTACACGCAAGTCTACTttcagagaaaaaaagaagtgagaggaaagaaaagaaaggacaCAGACTTGGTTTTGCGGAGAAAAATTGACAGGAAACCAACGGAAGACCGCAGACACAGACTTGGCTTGTCTGCAGTCCAAAACTGGACTGCAGAGGTGCGGTCTAAGTGATCACAGCCGTCGGATGAAGTTTTTAAGGGtgcaaatttgtttttaatttatgaccggtaataaatgATTATGACCGATAATAAATttaacaaatctgaaccattgattttcaaaataaactgTTCAGATAGAACCGCACGCCCTTCTCTGCAGTTGACTGCGGAGAAGCCGGGTTCATTTAGTGCGGAGAAGCCGGGTTCATTTAGTCTATACTTACTATACCATATGCAAATGTATTTTGCCTTCAAAAACATCCAACTCCTCAATcctaatttcctagatttttgattttttgataaaatagagagggggggggggggggggggggggggaagcggaaagtgggagagggagggagagagacgtGGGGGTTGTTGAATATGGAGAAAACAATCATTCTATGCTTCTGAAGTACCGTCACGTGGTGTCCAAATTAGTTTTCTACCACACAGGTCTTTTGAgctgtaaataagtttttacGGAGCCTAATCTTGCTTgtttaaaaatgttttggacggtctgaattttaaaaaaacttttgttCCCTGGaggagtacttttaaaatccagacagtccaaaatacttttggacacgCGAGATTGGGCGATGTTGTAAACAACTTATTCATGGAGGAGCCATGAATAACTATATGTCATGTCTTTTAATGAATAAAATGATATCAATGGATTCAATGCTAGAGTGCATCTAATACGGAatcgaaaaaaatattaatttatctttttatcaACTAGCGTTGAGCGTGTTCAATACATGGGTCGGAAAAAAtcactgtaattttttttatcccgtACATCGAACGGGTATAAACGCTAGTTTTagggaaagaaatggaaaactAAGGACATCATAGCCTTTTCGTAGAGAGTATCTAGATGAGGAAGTTTTATTTTGGGGAACTTAATTAGCCATCCTTTTTACCCTACTTATTTAGGTGCTCatcctaatgtgtttaaatacttatctttccatcctcaaattcaattaaatcctaaactacccttttctttctcctaatttttcaaatctttttttatatatatatatcttttctaattatctcaattctctctcctctttcaaacatttctctcacctaaACATAATGATTCAAACACACTAGGATGATGCCCTAAATAAGTCTCCCAAacaggatgcctatttaatttcttcttttattttggacCTTAATTTAaagcacattttttttaaaaacttttacGAAAATTATACTCCTGTGCTTTTTTAGCAGAGCCACATGGGTTTTCTAAAAAGATATTTATAATTGTTTGCTTgatcgttaaaaaaaaaagaaggaattcaattattttgattttcttctttcatGAACGTAGGTACGATGAATTTTTACAACCcacaaataaaaagaaacttaTATAATCGTTCTCGTGAATGTGGGGTAACCCTCTTCGATGTCGCATTACGAAATTATCGCAATTTGCAACTTGCATTTCTGGCAGTTATTCGGTCTTCTTCGTTGGATATCCCACCCACCTCGTAACTATGAAATAGTATGAAATTCATGCGCTTAACGATAGACCCCACAAGGGTACCTCCCTTTAGCAGAAAAATCGAAAGCAATAGATAGAGACGTGTGGAGCCCTGAGTTCCATTCACAAAAATAGGCAACAATATGATCATAGTCGTTCATGACCTTTTAATCTCGTCCAAATCATTACCAAActcaaccaaaccaaatcgagtgTCTTATTCGATTAAGTAGTGCGTTCTTGTAAGCTTATTTGTTCAGAACTTTTTTcggtattttatattttttgtaacttttttgttttatttttgcaatttttagaattaattattcgtcttgacgagaggaattttgaaaaaatatataaaaaaatggactgatattgaaaaaagtttatataAGACATACTTTAGACCAAAAAGACAgctatttgattttttttttctttagtgaacttttttttgcttttggtgatatttttttttaactttttagactcctcttgtCGTGACGGATggttaatccaaaaaatatcaagcaaatctaacaaaaaaaagaaaaagaaaaagacgaacaaaacacacaaaaagaaaaaaaaaaattttactagAATGAGTTAATGATGcgggattgagcttattttctGCATGATATAGGTTAAAATATCCGGACAAAGTGAGTGATGTTCACAGATCTGGACAAAGACGTGTCTAGAACCGCCCGATGCGATCGAGCCCCTCATTATATTTATCTGTCTACGTAGCATCCCTCCTGTGTATACTTTGAATTGATATTATTAGTTCATGACATCTTATCAAACAAGGCGATAAGAAGTCGTCATCTCCACCTTGTATTAATTGGAGATTGAAGTGGAAGTTCAGTAACAGGGATTTTGTTTGGTATAACAACAATGGAAAACTGAAATTCCACCATTCCTTTATTGATCCAAGTACCATAATAAGTTTTATACAAAGAGGACAATGACATAGGAATTTCACCAACCCCTCAAAACAACGACTGATTTCACATTTTTACATTCAAGCAGGCAGAGATATTCAACGCATCATGAAACCCTGGTGCCATCTTTTGCCAAAACGCGCGAGTTGGTGTCGAGAAGGTTTTCGAGTGACCTGCCGCGCCTGCTCCTGACTCTGCCTGCTTCTTTTAATAACTCGGCCAGCCTTCGCTTCTCGTCATCCACATCTGGATTTGCTGTTCCAAGCTTCTCCTCTCTCATTCCCACCACGTATTCCAAGATTCCAATCGCATCGCTTGACCTACGTTCATTGAAAGCTTTATAATCAGAATTTCACAAGATAGAAAAAGAACTTATATTAAGATAAATGGAAGAAATAAATACCTTCCCATTGCATCATAAGTTCCAGCAAGATTGCTGTAGACCCCTAGAGTTTCTGGGTGATACGGCCCATGTTCGCTCTCCAAAATACTCCTGGCTTCTTCAAACAAATCTGCAGCCTCTTTTATGGCACAAAGCTGCACACAGGCAAGACCCATTTGGTTCAGTGCAACACCAACGAGAGCAGATTTCTTCTCTCCAATTTCCCGAAACTTCGATATAGCATTCTTGAACGAGTCATAAGAATCTGAGTAACTCCCCGTCATATAGTAAAGTACCCCCATCTGGGCTTCAATTCCTGCAACTGTGTTTTGCCGACCTGGTGCATTTCCGTATACATCCAAAGCCTTATGGAGCAATTTGAGTGCCTCCTCCGGTTCATTCATAGATTCAAAAATAGCAGATACATCAATGAGACCGCTAGCAATCTCTTCCGAGGGGCTCCCAGGGACCGGCTTTCCATAAAGACGAAGTGCATTTTCACAGTAAGATTTGGATTCTCTAAATTTTCCAACCTTGTTGTACAAATCAGCCAAACGGACAAAGACTGAGGCAACGGAAAGATGGCTATCTCCTTTTGTTGATTTAAACATCGTGAGTGCCTTCTGATAAGCAAAAATAGCCTCATCATATCGCGCCAAAGACAAATAGGCATCGCCAATGCTGCAGTCAATGGAAGCCACTTCTGTTTCCTGCCCATTTGCAGCCATTGCCATGCTTGCTAAAATATAATGCTCAAGTGCAGCTTCATAATCTCCCTTTGACTCCAAAATAAGTCCCATAAGTCTCCTATCCGCAGCTTCCTGAGGGGAAGCTGGGGAGCCATTTTCTTTGTGGATTTCCAGAGCCAACTGACAAAGCTTTTCAGCCTCGTCGAATTGGAATGCTTGAACATGGGCTTCAGCCACATATCGACAAGTCTCAGCAAGTCGAGGGTCTTTTTCACCAAGGACTTGTCTTTGAATTTCCAAACCCCCACTGTAGCATAGTATTGAATTCTCAATCTGCCCTAGCATCGCATACGTATCTCCCAACTGCATGCACCCTGAAAATTTAGCAAGTGCATGGTTTGGGCCTTCATCGATCACTGGAATTTCAATTGAACGCTCAAGAACAGGAATCGCCTCGTTGTACTTGCCCAGGCTACAGTACAGTGTCGCAATGACATGCAAACACATGACTAGctctaaatttggtttttcatttgCACAGCTGTCAAATGATTTCAATGCTTTAACAGCCAGTTTTAGAGCTTTCTGAGGGTTTTCACCTGATAAAATCAGATGCCTTGTTTGTTTAAGCAAATATGATCCAAGATATCGTGCCTCAAGAGAATGTCCATTACCATTTGGCACTTGGGGAttatttgtgtcatttttcatggACAAAATTGCATTGGGCTTTCTGGGAATCTTCCCATTCCTCTTGCTAGGAGGAGGTCTCTCGCGAAAAGATTTACCCTTTGGACTCAGTTTTGCGTTCGCTTCAGAGCCCAATGCCAAGATAGAGAACCTCTTAGGCTGAGAAAACTTCTTATTCTTGGTTCCATTTGGTGTCTTAGACAAATTCTCTGCTTCTTtattttccaccaccacctgtTTTGTTATTTCCACCACTCCAAAATCACCTCCAGCGTAAAATCGCAATTCAGAATCGATTCTCGACTCCTCACCGTAAGAGAGAAAGCTGCGCCTTGATGGGGATTGATCGGAGCTCAGCATCTCGTAGATATTGTGATACAAGTGGTCGATAGAGGTGTCGATACCTCCAACCATAGCTAGATCGATAGAGTCACTCTCGGGACTGCCAGTACTCAACGGACTTGTAGGAGACCCCTCTGTGAAAATTTCCTTGGAAGGAATGTAGGGTTCACTTGGTTCCTGTAACGAATTATCTCCATATGATCCATCCATGGCCAAATCAGGCATCTGAGGGAAAGGGAATATAGGAAATTAAAAATGACTCTGTACTTGCAAGTATAAAGATGGGAACGAAAAGCAACAAGATTCTTATCCACGAAATGATAATATGGAAGTTTGTACAACAAACATTGAATGGAAGATTACAAAACAATCCCGATGGCGATCTCCAAGACCCAAGTGATCTTGTGCCCAATCACGAGAGTATGCATGTTCAATCTTCATCGGCTTTCACATTAGGATTTGCGGAATCCAAACACGTAATCTAAGAATATGGATGCACAAGATCGATAGAGATACTGAAAGCAAAAACACAACAGAGCATGCACTAGATTTACGTGTTTCACTTGATGTGGGATACGTAATACGTTCCCTGACATTATTCAAGGATTTCAGTATGAGCTTATCAAGCTTCAAGTTCCACTACAATCAATACGcacccaaaagcaaaaatatgtacaaatgtTGCATTATCTCCTTCTTTCTATAACTCAGGATGCCCGGACtcttgatcaaaaaaaaaaaaaaggatgccCGGACTAGGTGCGTGCTAATCCTGGTGGCCAATCCCATCGTCCCCTGCAAGGAACCCCGATTAAAACTGGGACAAAACTCTATACGGACTGACTCTACAAGTGTCGATAGCTTTTAACCTGAGATCTTGAAGAGAGCAAACGATATATTATCTTCTTGCGACCCTGCCCTGGTTGGAGTCCAGAGTAACCAAATAAATTCAAGACTAGAATTAAATTACGTGAGTGGCATGTTCATGAAAGAGATGAAAAGATAGTAATCAATAGAATTCTGTTCTTCAATTCATAAGTTTATTTCCTCTGGAAAATTTTCTTATTGCCAAATGCaacagagaaaaagaaacaaaccacAAACATATTGAAATCATCGACTTTCGCGTTAACTTATCATAAGAAAAATACAAACTCCATCAATGAATGTAAAATACACGAAAGAACAGCACGTggaaattgaaatttaaaaaaagaaaaattgaacatCAATAAATCCTTCATTTAACCGCACCTTAATCATCAATCcaccaaaaagagagaaaacccaGGTATTGTATTCACTGGGTTTTGTTCATACACGCAGGAGGAGAGAGATTAGGAGGTCttgaaggggggggggggggggggggggggggggttgggggagagagagagagagagagagagagatgacaaaaTGGGTAATTGAGAATTTAAAtctgtgtatgtatgtatttatgtatatatgaaGGAATATATTATACTATCTCGTGTTGGGGGTCGGGAGAGGTGGAATGTTGAAGCAAAGAGAACGAGAGCGACGTCTCTCCCACCGCCACAAACCACCGCCTGAGGCCGCGGAATAGGGCTTGGCTATTTTGTTGTTGGAGTAATTCTGCTGATGCGTTCATATTTCTGTTTTTGCCGTTCTGGGTATTGTTTGGCGCGTTTGACGGTTTTTTCATTGTACTCCTAAAAGACTACCAATTGCGTCCGTCGGTGATGGAGAGCGTCTAACAGCTCCACTAAGATTTCGCCACGTGGCAGACTCCGAACAAATTAATTCGGGCACAATTGCATTTGGGTCCGTTTGATGCACGTGGACCCATATACATCGGACGACTTCAAAAACAGTTGCGCCCGGAGTTGTATCGGATAGTTGTGTTCTTAAACTttttgatgagttttttttctCGGTTACGTGGCGGTTTGGGAATGGGTGATTTTGGTGTTTGGGATTAGCTTTGGATCGAGTTTGGTAGTTGATCATGCTTCCCTTCTCTCCAAGGCAAACAAACGACTTTTTAAATAATGGATCTGGAGTTCTGGACCTATGATTAGGACTATGTAGGTCCCTACgttaagacaaaaataagcattgATTTCTTGGGATCATTTAACTTTCTATAGACATTAGGCTcgattaattattcaaatttaattttaaaCTTTAAAAGAAGTTTAAAAAGTACGTTCAAACTTGACTCGTTTATTGGGATCATTTAACTTTCCATAGCCATTTAGGTTTGTTTGGCCATACCGATTAAGTAttcaaatttaatttaaaaCTTTAAAGAAAGTTTATACCGGTTAAGTAttcaaatttaatttaaaaCTTTAAAGAAAGTTTAAAAAGTACACGTTCAAACTTGACTTTATTGggtacatttaaaaaaaaaaaaaaacttgactttATTGGGTAAGTCAATCCAGACAAATTTTCATCAATGGCAACCGGGGCAGAGCGGGATGGGTTTTGGCATATCTGACCCCGATCCGAAAATTATGGCCCAACCCCGACCCCGCCCGAGTTATTCGTGGGTGTCCCCGTTTTCGCTCCGTTCGGGGGTCAGGTTTACCTGCCCCGCCCcgtgaaaaataagaaaaaaaaataaaactaaaggcaaaaaagaagaaaatggttatatatatatatatatattatatatatatatatatatatatatataatatatatatatcttattATAATGAtgaaatataaaagaaaaaataggttttttttgagaataatgagaaaaatagtggggtataaatatatattttttaagtgataaaaatattagattaaaaatataattttatatggaaaaatattttggggagGCTTCAGGGCGGGGTAACATCAACCCCGAACCCGCCCCAGTACccgaaaatttgataaaaacccGTCCCGTTCGGGGCCGGGTAGGGGCAGGGCGGGgcgaattgccatccctaattaTGAACCTAAAAATTATATCATAGTTTGGGATATCGGCTACCGAGAATCGATCACCATGATGATCGCCGACAGTGTGCAAAGCATTTGGTGGGGCCCACTCTGGAGTCCTACACTAACGATTCTAGCCGttcgttaattttaaaaaactttaaGTAGTCTCACAATAGTTAGCTCGATTGGATAATTGTAATTGCTTCATCCAATTGTCTAgattttcattcagaattcaagatcctATGTTTAGAATGGAAAACTAGACAATTGGTACTTACCCCCCcacccacaccccccccccccccccccccccccccaccaaaaaaaaaaaactagacaaTTGGATGAATCACTTAAAGTTATTCAATGGAGCTAATTTTCTACAAGGTTACTCGAAAAAATTATCGTAAAATTAACGAATGGCTTCAATCGTTTACGTGGAACCTCTAACTGGGCCCACAAGGCGGTCTATACACAATCCGTCCAAAGCCCATCGGTACCCTAAGTGTTACGGATTTTTTGTTGGGTTGACCCAAACCTTCCTAACCTTGACAAAATGTGGTATGGTTTAAGTAGGTCACTCTTCACAGGTACCACTGAATAATATACACCAACTACCAAAAACTTCAGTTgtgaaaaaagaggaaaaataaaaaaaatataatagtaACTTCCACCCCCTAATTATTAGATAATCAGTCCCATCTTCAACAACACCACCAACAGTGAGATACATGATGGGCAAACGTCAACTTTGAATTGATGAAGGTATGTGATATAGTCAATGGCGGAGCTAGAATTAAGAATCTTAGAGAACGAGTTATaacggaaaaaaatttaaacattaAACACCTCTCTATTCCttattcaaccaaaaaaaaaaaaaaacaacacaactACGACCAATATCCATAGTCCAATGATAagccaaaatacatttttcaagaTTGATTATCCatcaaaatagaacaaaaaataatttaacaaTCTATCAAAGTAGAACCGACGTGTTTTCAAATCTCGAAAATCATCTAAGATTGACTGACTCAAAACTAAAATGCATCGCAATTTCCCTTTCGATATATACGATCACCTGTCTGTTGAAATCGAACATTAATCAAGCCTATTCAATCGAGCAATTTTAAGCCTATTCAATCAAAGAACAATACGAAAAAGCAACAGGAGTAGCCGAGTTCGTAAGTCGTCAAAAACGATGAAAGGAGAAGGGAGGATTTTGTTTGGAAGCTTtgcaaaatttttgttttttggatatGAGCATCTTACCTAGATTTGTCTCTTAATACCTCCACCCTTGGGTATAA
Proteins encoded in this window:
- the LOC131304846 gene encoding protein KINESIN LIGHT CHAIN-RELATED 2-like translates to MIKMPDLAMDGSYGDNSLQEPSEPYIPSKEIFTEGSPTSPLSTGSPESDSIDLAMVGGIDTSIDHLYHNIYEMLSSDQSPSRRSFLSYGEESRIDSELRFYAGGDFGVVEITKQVVVENKEAENLSKTPNGTKNKKFSQPKRFSILALGSEANAKLSPKGKSFRERPPPSKRNGKIPRKPNAILSMKNDTNNPQVPNGNGHSLEARYLGSYLLKQTRHLILSGENPQKALKLAVKALKSFDSCANEKPNLELVMCLHVIATLYCSLGKYNEAIPVLERSIEIPVIDEGPNHALAKFSGCMQLGDTYAMLGQIENSILCYSGGLEIQRQVLGEKDPRLAETCRYVAEAHVQAFQFDEAEKLCQLALEIHKENGSPASPQEAADRRLMGLILESKGDYEAALEHYILASMAMAANGQETEVASIDCSIGDAYLSLARYDEAIFAYQKALTMFKSTKGDSHLSVASVFVRLADLYNKVGKFRESKSYCENALRLYGKPVPGSPSEEIASGLIDVSAIFESMNEPEEALKLLHKALDVYGNAPGRQNTVAGIEAQMGVLYYMTGSYSDSYDSFKNAISKFREIGEKKSALVGVALNQMGLACVQLCAIKEAADLFEEARSILESEHGPYHPETLGVYSNLAGTYDAMGRSSDAIGILEYVVGMREEKLGTANPDVDDEKRRLAELLKEAGRVRSRRGRSLENLLDTNSRVLAKDGTRVS